Proteins from a genomic interval of Quercus robur chromosome 9, dhQueRobu3.1, whole genome shotgun sequence:
- the LOC126699416 gene encoding disease resistance protein RUN1-like isoform X5 — MGKKKLIVLPVFHDVYPSDVRKLRGTFEDAFAKHLIDNTENVQTWKDAVTVVAGISGSDLWDEPESTVIEKIIQRINNELDREVPSVSEHLVGMESREQEMLDLCLGERLDCVRFIGICGIGGIGKTTLAREIYNKIFRDFEASSFIDNIREESKNQRLVSLQKQLLSKILKSTQKNISNVHEGINVLRKRLSKKKVLIVLDDVNEEEQLKALAEKDEWFGVGSIIIVTSRDRHLLRSHGVKHIYEAKELNDDEALELFSWKAFKKPHPEENYVDLSKHFVRYASSLPLALEDLGSSLFDRKPDAWRSARDKLEAKPNRRIMEILQNNLVGLDDTQRELFLDIACFFKEWDVHCARNTLESLGHYPGYDIDVLLEKSLITIVSNETLWMNDLLQKMGQDIVHCESPTEPGRRSRLWCYKDVLHVLKNNTGTKFVKAIVLNTPADKMEQLSAEAFSKMKNLRYLKIGNVQLPQGLSYFSNELRVIDWHEYPLKSLPTSFQPIKLVELRMPCSGIKQLWKGNMILNELKLIDLSDSQNLIETPNLSGAPNLKQLILRRCTRLYKIHASLRDHKRLILLDVSKCKRLSKLCLSGTAILHQPSSVVHLKNLKMLSISGCVGLSSNKLMRFTLMQPRRSPDPMGMLVRSLIGLCFLTTLDLSYCNVQTIPNVLGCLSSLKRLNLRGNNFVEFIDAIMCTSLETLSLRVESDFGQKFHLLNCDKLIKNQGYGDLVSTMLGPYIINTQGQQDGYFVTIPGSEIPKWFSHQNVGVQ, encoded by the exons ATGGGCAAGAAGAAGCTGATTGTTCTGCCTGTTTTCCATGACGTGTATCCTAGTGATGTGCGCAAACTGAGGGGGACTTTTGAGGATGCCTTTGCAAAACATCTCATTGATAACACTGAGAATGTGCAAACTTGGAAAGATGCTGTGACGGTAGTTGCTGGTATCTCTGGATCGGATTTATGGGATGA GCCTGAATCAACAGTTATCGAAAAAATCATTCAGAGGATAAATAATGAGTTGGATCGTGAAGTCCCGAGTGTTTCCGAGCACCTTGTTGGAATGGAATCTCGTGAGCAGGAAATGCTGGATTTATGTTTGGGTGAAAGGTTAGATTGTGTCCGTTTTATTGGGATTTGTGGTATAGgtggaattggtaaaacaactcttgctcgagaaatttataataaaatttttcgtGACTTTGAAGCTAGCAGCTTTATTGATAATATTAGAGAAGAATCTAAAAATCAACGTCTAGTTTCTTTACAGAAACAACTTCTTTCTAAGATCCTCAAgagtacccaaaaaaatatatcgAATGTTCATGAGGGAATCAATGTTCTAAGGAAGCGACTCTCCAAAAAGAAGGTTCTTattgttcttgatgatgtgAATGAAGAAGAACAGCTAAAAGCATTAGCTGAGAAAGATGAATGGTTTGGTGTAGGGAGTATAATTATTGTAACTAGTAGAGATAGGCATTTGTTGAGAAGCCATGGAGTGAAACATATATATGAAGCTAAAGAGTTGAATGATGATGAAGCTTTGGAACTTTTTAGTTGGAAGGCTTTCAAGAAACCTCATCCTGAAGAAAATTATGTGGATTTGTCTAAGCATTTTGTGAGATACGCTAGCAGTCTTCCTTTAGCTCTTGAAGATTTAGGTTCTTCATTGTTTGATAGGAAACCTGATGCATGGAGAAGTGCTCGAGATAAACTAGAAGCAAAACCTAATAGACGCATTATGGAAatacttcaaaataatttagttgGGCTAGATGATACACAAAGAGAATTGTTTTtagatattgcatgtttctttaAAGAATGGGACGTACATTGTGCAAGAAATACTCTAGAAAGTTTAGGTCACTATCCTGGCTACGATATTGATGTTCTTTTGGAAAAATCTCTCATTACCATTGTATCAAATGAAACTTTGTGGATGAATGATTTGCTACAAAAAATGGGTCAAGACATAGTTCATTGTGAATCCCCTACAGAGCCTGGTAGGCGTAGTAGGTTATGGTGTTATAAGGATGTCCTACATGTATTGAAAAATAATACT GGAACAAAGTTTGTTAAAGCTATAGTCCTAAACACACCTGCGGATAAAATGGAACAGTTGAGTGCCGAAGCCTTCTCAAAGATGAAAAATTTGAGATATCTTAAAATTGGTAATGTCCAACTTCCACAAGGCCTTAGTTATTTTTCTAATGAGCTACGTGTAATAGATTGGCATGAATATCCTTTGAAATCCTTGCCGACCAGTTTCCAACCAATTAAACTTGTTGAATTAAGAATGCCTTGCAGTGGCATCAAACAACTATGGAAAGGAAATATG attttaaatgagttaaaaCTCATTGACTTGAGTGACTCTCAAAACTTGATTGAGACCCCGAACCTTAGTGGAGCTCCAAATCTTAAGCAACTGATTCTTCGACGTTGTACAAGACTATATAAGATACATGCATCTCTTCGTGATCACAAAAGGCTTATTCTCTTGGATGTGAGTAAATGTAAACGTTTGTCAAAACTTTGTTTGAGTGGGACTGCTATATTACACCAACCTTCATCTGTTGTTCacttaaaaaatctcaaaatgcTCTCTATCTCCGGATGCGTGGGGCTATCATCTAATAAGCTCATGAGGTTTACTTTAATGCAACCTAGAAGAAGTCCAGATCCCATGGGCATGCTAGTGCGTTCTTTAATAGGCTTATGCTTTTTGACAACACTTGATCTAAGTTATTGCAATGTTCAGACAATTCCTAATGTTCTTGGGTGCTTGTCATCTTTAAAACGTTTAAATCTAAGGGGAAATAATTTTGTTGAGTTTATTGATGCAATAATGTGTACCTCACTGGAAACATTATCATTAAGAGTAGAATCCGATTTCGGCCAAAAATTTCATCTTCTCAATTGCGACAAATTGATCAAGAATCAAGGCTATGGTGACCTAGTTTCAACAATGCTAGGACCTTATATCATTAATACCCAg GGTCAGCAAGATGGTTATTTTGTCACAATTCCTGGGAGTGAAATTCCAAAATGGTTTAGCCACCAAAATGTGGGGGTTCAGTGA